Proteins encoded by one window of Streptomyces sp. NBC_01571:
- the queD gene encoding 6-carboxytetrahydropterin synthase QueD produces the protein MEIFREFTFEAAHRLPRVPEGHKCARLHGHSYKVTVHVEAPVDPEAGWVMDFGDIKQAFKPIDAQLDHYYLNDIDGLENPTSENLARWIWDRMTAELPALSAITVRETCTSGCTYRGE, from the coding sequence ATGGAAATCTTTCGCGAGTTCACCTTCGAAGCAGCCCACCGCCTGCCGCGCGTGCCCGAGGGCCACAAGTGCGCCCGACTGCACGGCCACTCTTACAAGGTCACCGTGCACGTGGAGGCACCCGTCGATCCGGAAGCGGGCTGGGTGATGGACTTCGGCGACATCAAGCAGGCTTTTAAGCCGATTGATGCACAACTCGACCATTACTACCTGAACGACATCGACGGTCTGGAAAACCCCACCAGCGAGAACCTGGCCCGCTGGATCTGGGACCGGATGACCGCAGAACTCCCTGCTCTGTCGGCGATCACCGTGCGCGAGACCTGCACCTCCGGTTGCACCTACCGAGGCGAGTAG
- a CDS encoding GTP cyclohydrolase I FolE2, which produces MHDIQNEVDHRGVAIDEVGISGLRYPVTFDDGHTRQHGIADISVTVGLQADRRGTHMSRMIALVHEEVATLAPQELPIALKRGLALLEAPTLAIALSLPVATAVTAPASQRQSWQTHDVTIAGRITADTCTIATTVTTDVTSLCPCSKAISDYGAHNQRSEVTLTVTGTADAPYPLAIHEIVDLLRSSGSAPVLPLIKRPDERVVTMQAYDHPVFVEDIIRDISLVCREKGLKHVIRAKNLESIHSHDAIASLTFSG; this is translated from the coding sequence ATGCACGACATCCAAAACGAGGTCGACCATCGCGGCGTAGCCATCGACGAAGTAGGGATCAGCGGCCTGCGCTATCCCGTCACGTTCGATGACGGCCACACGCGCCAGCACGGTATCGCCGACATCAGCGTCACCGTCGGCCTGCAGGCCGACCGGCGCGGCACCCACATGAGCCGCATGATCGCCCTGGTGCACGAGGAGGTGGCCACCCTCGCCCCGCAGGAGTTGCCCATCGCCCTCAAACGAGGGCTCGCTCTGCTCGAAGCCCCGACCTTGGCCATCGCTCTGTCTCTACCCGTCGCCACGGCCGTGACCGCACCCGCAAGTCAGCGGCAGTCGTGGCAAACCCACGACGTCACCATCGCCGGCCGCATCACAGCCGACACCTGCACCATCGCGACCACAGTGACCACCGACGTCACCAGCCTGTGCCCGTGTTCGAAGGCCATCTCCGACTACGGGGCCCACAACCAACGCAGCGAAGTCACCCTCACGGTCACTGGGACCGCCGACGCGCCCTACCCCCTGGCGATCCACGAAATCGTCGATCTGCTGCGCAGTTCCGGTTCTGCCCCCGTCCTGCCCCTCATCAAGCGGCCCGACGAACGCGTCGTCACTATGCAGGCTTACGACCATCCCGTTTTCGTCGAAGACATCATCCGCGACATAAGCCTGGTATGCCGTGAAAAGGGTCTAAAGCATGTGATCAGGGCGAAGAATCTGGAAAGCATTCATAGCCACGACGCCATTGCCAGCCTGACCTTCTCTGGCTGA
- a CDS encoding Ku protein gives MRSIWNGAISFGLVSIPIKLVNATESHSISFRQIHLEDGGRIRYRKFCELEDREVTSGEIGKAYEDGDGSLIPITDEDLAALPLPTARTIEIVAFVPADRIDPLQMDTAYYLSANGVPATKPYILLREALKRSRKVAVAKFALRGRERLGMLRVVDDVIAMHGLLWPDEIRGTDEVAPDASVTVRDQELDLADALMDTLGEVDLADLHDDYREAVEELIAAKASGEQMPAAPTGEKAGGKVLDLMAALEKSVRAAKESRGEEPDGSTGGKAEERTGGKAEETGGTAEVTPLPARRSARTAPKAVGGKKSTSTAKKTAAKKAATKKTTAKQSSGSTARTATKSTAQGSAKGAAKKTAAKKNTATAKKATPRKRASA, from the coding sequence GTGCGATCCATCTGGAACGGCGCCATCTCCTTCGGGCTGGTCAGTATCCCGATCAAGCTCGTGAACGCGACGGAGAGCCACTCGATCTCCTTCCGCCAGATCCACCTCGAGGACGGTGGCCGGATCCGGTACCGGAAGTTCTGCGAACTGGAGGACCGCGAGGTCACCTCCGGTGAGATCGGCAAGGCGTACGAGGACGGCGACGGCTCGCTCATCCCGATCACGGACGAGGACCTGGCCGCACTGCCGCTGCCGACCGCCAGGACGATCGAGATCGTGGCCTTCGTGCCGGCCGACCGGATCGACCCGCTGCAGATGGACACGGCCTACTACCTGTCCGCGAACGGCGTCCCCGCCACCAAGCCGTACATCCTGCTGCGCGAGGCACTCAAGCGCAGCCGGAAGGTCGCCGTCGCGAAGTTCGCGCTGCGTGGGAGGGAGCGGCTCGGGATGCTGCGGGTGGTGGACGACGTCATCGCCATGCACGGGCTGCTCTGGCCGGACGAGATCCGCGGTACGGACGAGGTGGCCCCGGACGCGAGCGTGACCGTCCGTGACCAGGAGCTCGACCTGGCGGACGCCCTCATGGACACCCTCGGCGAGGTCGACCTCGCGGACCTGCACGACGACTACCGCGAAGCCGTGGAGGAGCTGATCGCCGCCAAGGCCTCCGGCGAACAGATGCCGGCCGCGCCCACCGGGGAGAAGGCGGGCGGCAAGGTGCTCGACCTGATGGCCGCCCTGGAGAAGAGCGTGCGCGCGGCCAAGGAGTCCCGCGGCGAGGAGCCGGACGGGTCGACCGGCGGGAAGGCCGAGGAGCGGACCGGTGGGAAGGCCGAGGAGACCGGCGGGACCGCCGAGGTCACCCCGCTCCCGGCCCGCAGGTCTGCCCGTACGGCGCCGAAGGCGGTCGGGGGGAAGAAGTCCACGTCGACCGCGAAGAAGACGGCGGCGAAGAAGGCGGCGACGAAGAAGACCACGGCGAAGCAGTCCTCCGGGTCCACCGCCCGGACGGCGACGAAGTCGACGGCCCAGGGGTCCGCCAAGGGCGCGGCCAAGAAGACGGCGGCCAAGAAGAACACCGCGACCGCGAAGAAGGCGACCCCGCGCAAGCGTGCCTCGGCCTGA
- the queE gene encoding 7-carboxy-7-deazaguanine synthase, which yields MTYLIKEIFYTLQGEGSHAGRPAVFCRFSRCNLWTGREADRSRAICQFCDTDFVGTDGEGGGRFGTAEDLADAVEAAWPSTDRAHRFVVCTGGEPLLQLDEDAIAALHGRGFEVAVETNGTRPAPHGIDWLCVSPKIGSDLILTSGDELKLVYPQAGGDPAQFEGLDFQHFRLQPLDDAHREDHTRAAVEYCMKNPRWTLSLQTHKYLGIQ from the coding sequence ATGACCTATCTGATCAAAGAGATTTTCTACACCCTGCAGGGAGAGGGCAGTCACGCCGGCCGCCCGGCGGTCTTCTGCCGCTTTTCCCGCTGCAACCTGTGGACGGGCCGGGAAGCAGACCGCTCCCGCGCCATCTGCCAGTTCTGCGACACCGACTTCGTCGGCACCGACGGAGAAGGTGGCGGCCGGTTCGGCACTGCGGAGGATCTCGCCGATGCCGTCGAGGCCGCCTGGCCCAGCACCGATCGTGCCCACCGGTTCGTGGTGTGTACCGGCGGCGAGCCCCTGCTGCAGTTGGACGAGGACGCCATCGCCGCCCTGCACGGCCGTGGCTTCGAAGTAGCGGTGGAAACCAATGGCACCCGGCCGGCTCCCCACGGCATCGACTGGCTGTGCGTCAGCCCCAAGATCGGCTCCGACCTGATCTTGACCAGCGGGGATGAACTGAAACTGGTCTACCCCCAGGCCGGCGGCGACCCGGCCCAGTTCGAAGGGCTCGACTTCCAGCACTTCCGACTACAACCGCTGGATGACGCCCACCGCGAGGACCACACCCGCGCCGCTGTCGAGTACTGCATGAAGAACCCGCGCTGGACACTCTCTCTCCAGACGCACAAGTATCTGGGAATTCAGTAA
- a CDS encoding LysR family transcriptional regulator: protein MELRQLEYFVAVAEEANFTRAAARLHVVQSAVSTTIKTLERELRTPLLERTRKGVLLTDAGAALLPRAHAALDAAREAADAVGEVRGGLRGTLRLGAIATVGLIDLPVFLGDFHRRHPGVFLQTSAAPSGSQGLVEALLERRLDLAFVSGPGPRPAGITLTDLATSVLDLVVPATHPLAERRTVSIAELAGLDFVDFPAGYSNRTVADRAFAAASVPHRVAIEITDLTTGVAYVRNGLGVALLPRVALGKGEDVATLTVDDADLEWQFSLAAPSGRAPRAAARAMIAMAHEFLWQG from the coding sequence GTGGAACTGCGCCAGCTCGAGTACTTCGTCGCCGTCGCCGAGGAAGCGAACTTCACCCGTGCCGCCGCACGGCTGCACGTCGTCCAGTCCGCGGTCTCCACCACGATCAAGACCCTCGAGCGAGAACTCCGCACGCCGCTGCTGGAACGCACCCGCAAAGGCGTGCTGCTCACCGATGCCGGTGCTGCCCTGCTGCCGCGCGCCCATGCCGCTCTGGACGCCGCCCGGGAGGCCGCGGACGCGGTGGGCGAGGTCCGCGGCGGACTGCGCGGCACCCTGCGGCTGGGCGCGATAGCCACGGTCGGGCTCATCGACCTTCCCGTGTTCCTCGGTGACTTCCACCGACGTCATCCCGGCGTGTTCCTCCAGACCAGCGCCGCCCCCTCCGGCTCCCAGGGCCTGGTCGAAGCCCTCCTCGAGCGGCGGCTCGACCTCGCCTTCGTTTCGGGGCCCGGACCGCGCCCGGCAGGCATCACGCTGACCGACCTCGCCACCTCGGTGCTCGACCTCGTCGTGCCTGCCACGCATCCGCTCGCGGAACGCCGCACCGTGTCGATCGCCGAACTGGCCGGCCTGGACTTCGTCGACTTCCCCGCGGGCTACAGCAACCGGACCGTGGCCGACCGGGCCTTCGCCGCTGCCTCCGTTCCCCATCGCGTCGCCATCGAGATCACCGACCTCACCACGGGCGTGGCCTACGTCCGCAACGGCCTGGGCGTGGCGCTGCTGCCACGGGTCGCCCTCGGCAAGGGAGAGGACGTCGCCACGCTGACCGTCGACGACGCCGACCTGGAGTGGCAGTTCTCCCTGGCCGCTCCGTCCGGACGCGCGCCCCGCGCTGCGGCACGGGCCATGATCGCGATGGCGCACGAGTTCCTCTGGCAGGGGTGA
- a CDS encoding beta-ketoacyl-[acyl-carrier-protein] synthase family protein, with translation MHNSSDVPVQPHAVTVAEVVPGDLLALSAQDVAENTWSVVMHTLPETPHTIRLTLRPPLGGKDHDAVFERSHRVTVGCRRMDVAAIPEIISSDLHEVEFRDGDRVGSLRVVDPDAVEESYTRRWGRWYRDLDSRAQEPVTDAELRERAARAVRQGHVVRHHPRPRLSAEVRAPRRVVVTGLGAVTPLGVGVGELWQGLIEGRCGIRELESEEFAGLPVRIAGTVPVDPVGLLPRPQARRMNRSAQFAVLAAREAWQDAGFDPAGTRESGLAPERVGVSVGAILGDASVLVGGDRRLRDRGPRAVSPLTTPMTVPSQAASQVSLVLRITGEARTVTSACASGTEAIGQAIDRIRYGRVDVALAGGAEAVVTPAIMASFAAMRALSAHPVGSTSPSRPFAGDRDGFVNGEGAGFLLLEAEEHARARAARVYCEAAGWGLSADAHHMAAPDPSGSGVALALRRAVQDAGAHVVDVVHVNAHATATVDGDLAEAGALRTVLGGRVPVTALKGHLGHLQGAAGGVEAVATVLTLHHGLIPPTIGCDVQDDAIDLDLVTKSPRPLPASGDLALSNSFGFGGHNAVLAFRRTG, from the coding sequence ATGCACAACTCATCCGACGTTCCCGTACAGCCGCACGCCGTCACCGTTGCCGAAGTGGTCCCCGGTGATCTTCTCGCCCTCTCGGCGCAGGACGTGGCGGAGAACACCTGGTCCGTGGTGATGCACACGTTGCCCGAGACCCCGCACACCATTCGACTGACATTGCGGCCGCCACTCGGCGGGAAAGATCACGACGCGGTGTTCGAGCGGAGTCACCGAGTTACCGTCGGGTGCCGCCGGATGGACGTGGCGGCAATTCCCGAGATCATTTCGTCCGACCTCCACGAGGTGGAATTCCGGGACGGGGACCGCGTCGGTTCGCTGCGCGTCGTGGACCCCGACGCCGTCGAGGAGTCGTACACCCGTAGGTGGGGCCGGTGGTACCGGGACCTGGACAGCAGGGCCCAGGAGCCCGTCACGGACGCGGAGTTGCGGGAGCGGGCCGCGCGAGCCGTCCGGCAGGGACACGTCGTACGTCATCACCCGCGTCCGCGCCTTTCCGCCGAGGTCCGTGCGCCGCGCCGGGTCGTCGTCACCGGGCTCGGCGCCGTGACGCCCCTCGGTGTCGGGGTCGGGGAACTGTGGCAGGGGCTGATAGAAGGCCGTTGCGGGATACGGGAGTTGGAGAGCGAGGAGTTCGCCGGACTGCCGGTGCGGATCGCGGGGACCGTGCCCGTGGACCCCGTCGGACTGCTGCCCCGGCCGCAGGCACGGCGGATGAACCGGTCCGCCCAGTTCGCGGTGCTCGCCGCCCGCGAGGCCTGGCAGGACGCCGGATTCGACCCGGCGGGCACGAGGGAGAGCGGGCTCGCGCCCGAGCGGGTCGGCGTCTCGGTCGGCGCCATCCTCGGCGACGCCTCCGTCCTGGTCGGCGGCGACCGGAGGCTGCGCGACCGCGGACCGCGCGCGGTCTCCCCGCTGACCACGCCGATGACAGTGCCCTCGCAGGCCGCGTCGCAGGTGTCGCTGGTCCTGCGCATCACCGGCGAGGCCCGCACCGTGACGAGCGCGTGCGCCTCCGGCACCGAGGCCATCGGGCAGGCCATCGACCGCATCCGGTACGGGCGGGTCGACGTCGCCCTCGCCGGGGGCGCCGAGGCGGTGGTCACCCCGGCGATCATGGCCTCCTTCGCCGCGATGCGCGCGCTGTCCGCCCACCCGGTCGGATCCACCAGCCCCTCCCGGCCGTTCGCCGGCGACCGCGACGGCTTCGTGAACGGCGAGGGCGCCGGGTTCCTGCTCCTGGAGGCCGAGGAGCACGCCCGGGCACGCGCGGCGCGCGTCTACTGCGAGGCCGCCGGCTGGGGCCTGTCCGCGGACGCCCACCACATGGCCGCGCCCGACCCGTCCGGCAGCGGCGTGGCACTGGCGCTGCGCCGGGCCGTCCAGGACGCGGGCGCCCACGTCGTCGACGTCGTCCACGTCAACGCGCATGCCACCGCCACCGTCGACGGCGACCTCGCCGAGGCGGGCGCGCTGCGTACCGTGCTCGGCGGGCGGGTGCCCGTCACCGCGCTCAAGGGGCATCTCGGCCACCTTCAGGGAGCCGCGGGCGGTGTGGAGGCCGTCGCCACGGTGCTCACCCTCCATCACGGCCTCATCCCGCCCACCATCGGCTGCGACGTCCAGGACGACGCCATCGACCTGGACCTGGTGACCAAGAGCCCCCGCCCGCTCCCCGCGTCCGGCGACCTCGCCCTCAGCAACTCGTTCGGATTCGGCGGCCACAACGCGGTGTTGGCGTTTCGCCGGACGGGGTGA
- a CDS encoding nuclear transport factor 2 family protein, with protein MSRNQEIVDACRRAYSGFEENDSSDLVALMSPEVVFDFPTSLPYGGTFHGPEGFLAFYRDIYDHYYETFNYDAHTVLDAGSHVVVPVRARAEAKTGRTMENEHCLLFTVNDGLIVAARLYADTAKGRDSIDGLQVAPRAS; from the coding sequence ATGTCGCGCAACCAGGAAATCGTGGACGCTTGCCGGCGAGCATATTCCGGATTCGAGGAGAACGACTCCTCGGACCTGGTGGCCCTCATGTCGCCCGAGGTGGTATTCGACTTCCCCACCTCCCTGCCATACGGCGGGACATTCCATGGGCCCGAGGGGTTTCTCGCCTTCTACCGGGACATCTACGATCACTACTACGAGACCTTCAACTACGACGCACACACAGTGCTCGACGCCGGGTCGCACGTGGTCGTTCCCGTCAGGGCCAGGGCGGAGGCGAAGACCGGCCGCACCATGGAGAACGAACACTGCCTGCTGTTCACCGTGAACGACGGGCTGATCGTCGCGGCCCGACTGTACGCGGACACCGCCAAGGGGCGTGACTCGATCGACGGCCTCCAGGTGGCACCCCGGGCCTCTTGA
- a CDS encoding zinc-dependent alcohol dehydrogenase family protein, translating to MRALVAGKIGEPVDVLRLESRPVPTPEAGQALIRVTATPIHASDLHVLRGRYGFSPEFPTVGGHMECVGRIEALGPDTEGLKIGERVVAVAVPAVPGPPVSGTWQEYLVADKRRLLPIPDSLSDSDACQLAVNPLTALLLVTRELDVKPGEWLLQTAAGSTVGRLVIQLARHLGMRTINVVRRREAVEEIKALGGDEVICTEDEDLLKRVAEIAGPVGVRKATDCVAGHVGAQVSQALAPGGEVVVYGALSTHRQTDPAALTIPLQARSVIYETKTVRGFWLNRWFGTASPEDALRALSEVLGLVTDGVLSIPQGRPYPLERFPEALAFAETPAHGAKPFFVFNTER from the coding sequence ATGCGCGCGCTCGTAGCCGGAAAGATCGGCGAGCCCGTCGATGTACTGCGGCTGGAATCCCGGCCTGTTCCCACGCCGGAAGCCGGTCAGGCGTTGATCCGGGTGACGGCGACTCCGATTCACGCCAGCGATCTGCACGTGCTGCGCGGCCGCTACGGTTTCTCCCCCGAGTTTCCCACGGTCGGCGGTCACATGGAATGCGTGGGCCGTATCGAGGCCCTGGGTCCGGATACCGAGGGGCTGAAGATCGGAGAGCGCGTGGTCGCCGTCGCGGTCCCGGCGGTACCCGGGCCGCCGGTGTCCGGCACTTGGCAGGAATACCTCGTCGCCGATAAACGACGGCTCCTGCCGATCCCCGACAGCCTGAGCGACTCCGACGCCTGCCAACTCGCCGTCAACCCGTTGACCGCGCTGCTCCTCGTGACGCGCGAACTCGACGTAAAGCCAGGTGAATGGCTGTTGCAGACGGCCGCGGGCTCCACCGTCGGCCGGCTCGTCATTCAGCTGGCCAGGCATCTGGGTATGCGCACGATCAATGTCGTGCGGCGGCGCGAGGCCGTCGAGGAGATCAAGGCGCTCGGCGGTGACGAGGTCATCTGCACCGAGGACGAGGACCTGTTGAAGCGAGTGGCGGAGATCGCGGGACCGGTCGGCGTGCGCAAGGCCACCGACTGCGTCGCGGGCCACGTCGGTGCCCAGGTGTCCCAAGCACTGGCCCCGGGAGGAGAGGTCGTGGTCTACGGCGCGCTCTCCACGCATCGGCAGACCGACCCGGCAGCGCTGACGATCCCGCTGCAGGCACGTTCGGTCATCTACGAGACCAAGACGGTCCGTGGCTTCTGGCTGAACCGCTGGTTCGGCACGGCCTCACCCGAGGACGCATTGCGCGCGCTGTCCGAGGTCCTCGGTCTCGTCACCGACGGAGTGCTGAGCATCCCCCAGGGCCGGCCGTACCCGCTCGAACGCTTCCCGGAGGCCCTCGCGTTCGCCGAAACCCCCGCACATGGCGCCAAGCCGTTCTTCGTCTTCAACACCGAGAGATAG
- the queC gene encoding 7-cyano-7-deazaguanine synthase QueC: MDRPAIVLLSGGLDSTTVLAIAKDQGFTPYALSFRYGQRHSIELEAAKRVAEVQGVARHVIADIDLRVFGGSALTADIEVPKHESLDDVEDGGVPITYVPARNTIFLSFALAFAETVGASDIFTGVTAVDYSGYPDCRPEYMDAFATMANLATRAGVEGTSRMTLHSPLIAMSKADIVREGLRLGVDYSLTSSCYDPDDQGQACGKCDTCLLRLKGFAEAGVTDPVRYQSA, from the coding sequence ATGGACCGTCCCGCGATCGTGTTGCTGAGCGGCGGCCTGGACTCGACCACGGTGCTGGCCATCGCCAAGGACCAGGGGTTCACTCCCTATGCGCTCAGCTTCCGCTATGGCCAGCGGCACAGCATCGAACTGGAAGCCGCCAAGCGCGTTGCCGAGGTCCAGGGGGTGGCCCGGCACGTCATCGCCGACATCGATCTGCGGGTCTTCGGTGGCTCTGCCCTGACCGCCGACATCGAGGTTCCCAAGCACGAGTCGCTGGATGACGTCGAGGACGGCGGGGTGCCGATCACCTACGTGCCGGCCCGCAACACGATCTTCCTGTCGTTCGCACTGGCTTTCGCCGAGACCGTAGGCGCCAGCGACATCTTCACCGGAGTCACCGCCGTGGACTACAGCGGCTACCCCGACTGCCGCCCCGAGTACATGGACGCCTTTGCCACCATGGCGAACCTGGCGACCCGGGCGGGCGTGGAGGGCACCTCCCGGATGACGCTGCACTCCCCCCTGATCGCCATGTCCAAGGCCGACATCGTGCGCGAAGGCTTGCGCCTGGGCGTGGACTACTCCCTCACCTCCTCCTGCTACGACCCCGATGACCAGGGTCAGGCCTGCGGTAAGTGCGACACGTGCCTGCTGCGCCTGAAGGGCTTCGCCGAAGCCGGCGTCACCGACCCTGTCCGGTACCAGAGCGCCTGA
- the dbpB gene encoding DGQHR domain-containing protein DpdB, whose product MTSIVLKRRALRIEQHPTIPLYVFTLAAEEVHQVADVARISRDEAGKLIGYQRPEKKQHVRQILEYLDSDEVLFPNGLIMALPASVRFKSSPGPSSSDGLCTSGTLEITLPDSPDAPRPAWIVDGQQRSLALARTRNTRLAVTIAGFVAEDLETQRDQFLRVNTVSPLPTNLVTELLPEVGTALPTKLSARKLPAVLVEALNHDKDSPFCGLVRRPSTTAEQKADAVVTDNSLTTAIQEALNSPSGAFFPYKNLSNNTVDTATIRQILVTYWTAVRDTFPDAWGLPPTQSRLMHGVGIRSMGRLMDRVMMAIDPASPRALQQARDELALIAPHCYWTKGRWPDLNIPWNELQNNPRHISTLSNYLLRIYVQEKAKAA is encoded by the coding sequence ATGACTTCCATCGTGCTGAAACGCCGAGCCCTGCGGATCGAGCAGCACCCCACGATCCCGCTGTACGTGTTCACGTTGGCGGCAGAAGAGGTCCATCAGGTCGCCGATGTCGCCCGGATCTCCCGCGACGAGGCCGGTAAGCTCATCGGCTACCAGCGCCCCGAGAAGAAGCAGCACGTACGGCAGATCCTGGAATACCTCGACAGCGACGAGGTCCTCTTCCCCAACGGTCTGATCATGGCTCTGCCCGCCAGTGTGCGCTTCAAATCGAGCCCCGGCCCCAGCAGCAGCGACGGCCTGTGCACCTCCGGCACGTTGGAGATCACGCTGCCAGATTCTCCCGATGCCCCCCGGCCTGCCTGGATTGTCGACGGCCAGCAGCGCAGCCTCGCTCTGGCTCGCACCCGCAATACCCGCCTGGCCGTCACCATCGCCGGCTTCGTCGCCGAGGACCTCGAAACCCAGCGGGACCAGTTCCTGCGGGTGAACACGGTCTCCCCTCTGCCGACCAACCTGGTCACCGAACTCCTCCCCGAGGTCGGCACCGCGCTGCCCACCAAGCTCTCCGCCCGTAAACTCCCCGCCGTCCTGGTCGAAGCCCTCAACCACGACAAGGACTCACCGTTTTGCGGACTGGTGCGCCGTCCCTCCACCACCGCCGAGCAAAAAGCCGACGCTGTCGTCACTGACAACAGTCTCACCACGGCTATCCAGGAGGCCCTCAACTCTCCGTCGGGCGCCTTCTTCCCCTATAAAAACCTCTCCAACAACACCGTCGACACCGCTACTATCCGCCAGATTCTCGTCACCTACTGGACCGCGGTACGCGACACCTTTCCTGACGCCTGGGGCCTGCCGCCCACACAAAGCCGCCTCATGCACGGTGTGGGCATCCGTTCCATGGGACGCCTGATGGACCGCGTGATGATGGCCATAGACCCCGCCTCCCCCCGCGCACTGCAGCAGGCACGCGACGAACTTGCCCTGATCGCCCCGCATTGCTATTGGACCAAGGGGCGCTGGCCCGACCTGAACATCCCCTGGAACGAACTCCAGAACAATCCGCGTCACATCAGCACCCTGTCGAACTACCTCCTCCGTATCTATGTGCAGGAAAAGGCAAAAGCCGCGTGA
- the ligD gene encoding non-homologous end-joining DNA ligase, protein MTPITEVEGRRLALTNLEKVVYPATGFTKGEVLHYCATAAAPLLAHLHDRPVSFLRYPDGPDGQVFFSKNVPPGTPDWVRTAEVPRTEGPARMVLIQDLASLMWAANLVTEFHTPQWRADAPGQADRLVFDLDPGAPATVVECCQVALWLRERLAADDIAAYAKTSGSKGLHLLAALVPVASEDVSAYAKELAVEAERALPGLVTHRMTKSLRPGKVFVDHSQNAARKTTATPYTLRARATPTVSAPVTWDEVADCDEPGRLVFHAWDIAPRLERYGDLLAPLLDRGRAHRLP, encoded by the coding sequence ATGACGCCGATCACCGAGGTGGAGGGACGGCGGCTCGCGCTCACCAACCTGGAGAAGGTCGTCTACCCGGCGACCGGCTTCACGAAGGGCGAGGTCCTGCACTACTGCGCGACGGCCGCGGCCCCCCTGCTGGCGCACCTCCACGACCGGCCGGTCTCCTTCCTGCGCTATCCCGACGGACCGGACGGCCAGGTCTTCTTCAGCAAGAACGTGCCGCCCGGCACCCCCGACTGGGTCCGGACCGCCGAGGTCCCCCGGACGGAGGGACCCGCCCGTATGGTCCTGATCCAGGACCTCGCCTCGCTCATGTGGGCCGCGAACCTCGTCACCGAGTTCCACACACCGCAGTGGCGGGCGGACGCGCCCGGCCAGGCGGACCGGCTGGTGTTCGACCTCGACCCCGGCGCGCCCGCGACGGTCGTCGAGTGCTGCCAGGTCGCCCTGTGGCTGCGGGAGCGGCTGGCGGCGGACGACATCGCCGCGTACGCGAAGACGTCCGGCTCGAAGGGGCTGCACCTGCTGGCGGCGCTGGTGCCGGTGGCGTCCGAGGACGTCAGCGCGTACGCGAAGGAGCTCGCCGTAGAGGCGGAGCGCGCGCTGCCGGGCCTCGTCACGCACCGGATGACGAAGAGCCTGCGGCCGGGAAAGGTCTTCGTCGACCACAGCCAGAACGCCGCGCGCAAGACCACGGCGACGCCGTACACCCTGCGGGCCCGGGCCACGCCCACCGTCTCCGCGCCCGTCACCTGGGACGAGGTCGCGGACTGCGACGAGCCGGGGCGGCTCGTCTTCCACGCCTGGGACATCGCGCCGCGGCTGGAGCGGTACGGCGATCTGCTGGCGCCGTTGCTGGATCGGGGCCGCGCGCACCGCTTGCCGTGA
- a CDS encoding VUT family protein — MKSPAPAGIATLIAYIATIPAANLAVTHFGAVPVGFGYVAPAGVYLVGLALVLRDLAREAVGRGAVLAAIAIGTVLSYLLADPSLATASAVAFAVAETMDFVVYEPLRKRGLLVAILASNAVGLLADSLLFLHLAFGSFNYLPGQILGKAWMTFAAVVVLALLRRRSRVIA; from the coding sequence GTGAAGTCTCCCGCTCCTGCCGGTATTGCCACACTCATCGCTTACATCGCTACTATTCCGGCCGCCAACTTGGCCGTCACTCATTTCGGCGCGGTACCCGTCGGCTTCGGTTACGTCGCGCCAGCCGGCGTCTACCTCGTCGGCCTGGCGCTTGTACTGCGCGACCTTGCACGGGAGGCGGTCGGCCGAGGCGCCGTCCTCGCCGCCATAGCCATCGGCACGGTCCTCTCCTACCTTCTCGCTGACCCCAGCCTCGCCACCGCGTCAGCGGTCGCCTTCGCCGTCGCTGAAACCATGGACTTCGTCGTCTACGAGCCCTTGCGCAAGCGAGGACTACTGGTCGCGATACTGGCCTCGAACGCCGTCGGACTTCTGGCCGACAGTCTCTTGTTCCTCCACCTTGCTTTCGGCTCCTTCAATTACCTTCCTGGGCAAATCCTCGGCAAAGCGTGGATGACTTTCGCGGCCGTCGTAGTCCTGGCGCTACTGCGTCGCCGCTCCCGCGTTATCGCCTGA